In Polaribacter pacificus, the genomic window AAACTTTGCCAAAAGAGCAGATGGAAATCCAAATACGCATGCCTTTGTGGCTTCGCCAGAAATGGTTGCTGCAATTACCATTGCGGGTCGTTTAGACTTTAATCCAATGACTGATTATTTGATCAATGAAAATGGAGAAAAAGTGAAGTTAGATGAGCCTACAGGTTGGGAGTTGCCTCCAAAAGGATTTGAAGTTAAGGATGATGGTTATTTAGCACCAGAAAAAGACGGAAGTGGAGTAACTATTAAAGTTGCAACAGATTCAGAAAGATTACAATTGTTAGAGCCATTTACACCTTTAGGAACTGATATTACTGGAGCTAAGTTGTTAATCAAAGCTTTTGGGAAGTGTACCACTGATCATATTTCTATGGCAGGACCTTGGTTGCGTTATAGAGGACACTTAGACAATATTTCAAACAACTGTTTGATTGGCGCTGTAAACGCATATAATATGAAGACCAACTTTGTAAAAAGTCAACTAACAGGAGAGTATGATGCTGTGCCTAAAACACAAAGAGCATACAAAGCTGCTGGTATTAAGACCATCGTTGTTGGAGATCATAACTATGGAGAAGGATCTTCTAGAGAGCATGCTGCTATGGAGCCTCGTCATTTAGGTGTTGCTGCTGTATTGGTTAAATCTTTTGCAAGAATTCATGAAACCAACCTTAAAAAGCAAGGAATGTTAGGTTTAACTTTTGCCAATGAAGCAGATTATGATTTAATCCAAGAAGATGATACTTTTAACTTCTTAGATTTAAATCAATTTGCACCAGGAAAACCTTTAACTATAGAAGTTGTTCATGCAGATGGAACTAAAGATAGTATTATTGCTAACCATACCTATAATCAAGGACAAATTGAATGGTATAAAGAAGGTTCTGCATTAAACTTAATTAAAAAAGAAAACGCTGCATAATTATGCACTAGTTATTTATATAAAAAAGACCCTATTTTAGGGTCTTTTTTTTGTAATTTAATGGGAGTTTGTTCGACTATAGATGTATTATGGTAAAAAAAATTAAAAAACATTTTTGGAATATTGCTTTTGTTGTGTTGATTGGTTTGTTTATTTATCCACCAACAAAAGTGTACTTTTTACGCATATTTTCTTTTTCACCAACAGTGATTGCAGCAGAAGATCAACAGGTTTTAAAAGATACTGATTGGCAACTAAAAGGATTAAACACTAAAGATATTCAAGCAAATGAGCTAAATGGCAAAGTTGTTTTTGTAAGTTTTTGGGCTACTTGGTGTCCGCCGTGTATTGCAGAGATGCCTAGTATGAAAGAATTGTATGACAACTATAAAGACGAGGTTGAATTTATTTTTGTAAGTGATGAAAACTGGGGTACAATTTCTGCATTCTTTGATAAAAAAGAGTATGATTTTCCAGTATATAATTCATTGACTATACCACCTAAAGCATTACAATCCAATTCTATCCCGACAACTTTTATCATAGACAAAAACTCTAAGATCCACGTAAAAAAAGTAGGGGCAGCTGATTGGAATTCTACTTCAGTACAAGAGCTACTAAATAAACTCATAAAAAAGCCCTAGAGAGAATTCTAGGGCTTTTTTTAAACTGTAGCAATCAACTTTATTTAATTTTAACGGGAACCTTGTAGATCGTCCCAGGAGCAATCCCTTTGATCATCACTTTTTTATAATTTAATTTTCCGGTGACAAAATTATCTAATTGATCATTGTCTGATTCTACCGAGACAACCACTAGCTCATTTTTGTTGTTTAGCATTATGGCGACATCTGCTTTAAGCACATCACTTTTTAAATCATAAGGATGATTCCCTAAGAGTTTAACAATTTTAGCTCT contains:
- a CDS encoding TlpA family protein disulfide reductase, whose translation is MVKKIKKHFWNIAFVVLIGLFIYPPTKVYFLRIFSFSPTVIAAEDQQVLKDTDWQLKGLNTKDIQANELNGKVVFVSFWATWCPPCIAEMPSMKELYDNYKDEVEFIFVSDENWGTISAFFDKKEYDFPVYNSLTIPPKALQSNSIPTTFIIDKNSKIHVKKVGAADWNSTSVQELLNKLIKKP